From Erigeron canadensis isolate Cc75 chromosome 5, C_canadensis_v1, whole genome shotgun sequence:
CTGGCATCAGATTTTGAAGTACTAGAGTTGCTTAAATTTTCTGTCCCAGCATCGGATATTGAAGTTGTTGGAAGAACATCCTCTTTGGGGCCTTCTGTTGGTCGTAGCAATGGTCGCTTAGGAGCAACAAAACTAACATCTATTTTGCATTCCCCTACTTGATTTACTGACCCCTTGTAAAACTATTACAtgtatatgaaattaaaaatgtGTCCGTTCAACTCATTACGGAGTTAATAATTTGAATACAATCTGATACACTAATTTCATTTACCATCTCTCGAGTCATATCTTTTAGTGAGAATGCTGGAGTTACAACTGCACTTTGAACCATAAATTTATCATTGCATCTCATGTCATGATGAGGATCCTCCTTTTGAGGTTGCATTGTAACTAAACGATAGTAAAAGCTAGATTTAGTCAGTATGTGGCGTGAACTTTACTTTTCCCTCTTATCTAATTAGAGATAATAACAGGAAACAAAAACATTCAGATTAGCAAAAGATAACTAACATTTGATTTGGCAAGTAGCTCGAGGCAACAAAATCCCGGCATGGGGTAGAGCAGCATATGTATTCGGTCTTGTACTTTTCACCTGAAACTCGGCAAGagaaaacatgaacaaaaagGGAAAATTAGAGTTAAAAGCTTACTAGTTCGTGATTATAAAGATTTGGTCATAATGACTTAtatcaaatatgaaatatttgTGGATTTCACTAACACATAAAACTTTCATTAATCCAGGGGTGTTTATGGATCATCAAATATACTTTGACCTTTTAGtcaaatatgtttttcttagGGGTTTTGCAAATGACAGCCCTATAAGTTGTCATTAACGTGCAATCGTGCATGAATAGTTATactttatcataaaattcatgggcttttgatatgaaaagtaCAATTTTTATTAGCAAAATCCTTTTCTTAGTAATGATTAAACAGTGAAACTTCGTACATATTATTACCCTTTCTTATAAAGTGTCACTATATTCCTTAGATAGGGTTTAAGTTTAATTGTGATGTGACTGACTTTTCCAATGACAGTGTGGTTAGGGGTTTTTATGGGTCAGATTACTCGGGTCGGGTTATCCAAACCAAATAAGAACTTGGCTCGACCCGATTGGAAAATTTAAATCTAGAGATACCAATCCAATAATGGCATACAGGCTCGACTTAGTTGTTCACTTATTTGGGTCACCCGATAACCTAACAAATAATCTTTTTCGGGGTTGGGTCAGGTTTCTTAATTATTCTGGTTTAGTTTTCTCGGCCTGTAATCGCAATGAATGTTCAATCTTATATCTATAATTTCCATAATACTAACCACTACATACATAACAAAAACGAAAATTGATGTCAAAGCCAAATAGTAACAACAATACCTTAAATGCGAGGTGATTAAATGTTCTATTCTTTAGTTGCATCGAAGTTGAGATTTCCTTCATCAATTCAACTATACAGTACACAAGGGATTAAAATTCCTCGAAATTTCACAAAAGAAAGGGCAACAACAAATTAGAAATGGAAAGGGCTGCCAATATATCTTACATGGGAAATGAAGCTCTTGAGGTTTGACACTAAGAGGCTCTCCCTTGATAATGAGCTCTTCGTTTTCCTGAAAGATTGGAGATCACAAAATTATTACCAAAAGTCGTATAGCTCGAAGGAAGCTCAAGAAATACTTACTTGCAATTGCAACGCAATCTCAAGGTCAGCCACGACATCGGTCATTAAAGGGCGTTGTTCATAATCATCATTCAAACATTGATAAGCAATTGTTGTAAACACAATCATCGAATCAGGATTAATTTCATCCTTTATACTTCCATGGATGATATCCATCATTTTCTTGTGCTCGTAGTGATCTCGTGCCAGTCTTGTTAAAGAGAAACTTGTATCATTCTTGGCATACATTAATCTTCCACAAAATACTTCAAATAACACAACACCAAAAGAGTAAACATCCGACTCTTTTGTTAATAAACCCGTAGCCATATAATTTGGGTCACAATACCCGGCTGTGCCTACAGCTTGGGAAACAAGAAATGTGTTTTCTTGGTTAGCAGGGCCAATTTTGGACAGACCAAAATCGGCAATCATAGCTTTCCAATTTTCATCTAATAAGATGTTGGAACTTTTAATATCACGGTGCAAAACTCTTTGTTTGGTCCCGTTAGGATCATGAAGGTATGCTAAACCGCGAGCTGCCCCAATGCATATCTTAAGACGTTGTACCCATGTAATTATATCAGTATGGATATACCGGTCGAGGCTATTTCTAGAAGCATACTCGTATATGAGGATTTTTTCTTTGCCTTGATCACAAAACCCCAAGAGAGAAGCAACATTTGGATGTCTGTAGTGTGAAAGCAGAATAA
This genomic window contains:
- the LOC122601705 gene encoding proline-rich receptor-like protein kinase PERK5, with amino-acid sequence MALNVKFHHLKIELKAIKKATNNFTNCIGEGGFGKVYKGELNHSEGHTLVAIKVLDRKFGQGDPEFWKEIILLSHYRHPNVASLLGFCDQGKEKILIYEYASRNSLDRYIHTDIITWVQRLKICIGAARGLAYLHDPNGTKQRVLHRDIKSSNILLDENWKAMIADFGLSKIGPANQENTFLVSQAVGTAGYCDPNYMATGLLTKESDVYSFGVVLFEVFCGRLMYAKNDTSFSLTRLARDHYEHKKMMDIIHGSIKDEINPDSMIVFTTIAYQCLNDDYEQRPLMTDVVADLEIALQLQENEELIIKGEPLSVKPQELHFPFELMKEISTSMQLKNRTFNHLAFKVKSTRPNTYAALPHAGILLPRATCQIKFTMQPQKEDPHHDMRCNDKFMVQSAVVTPAFSLKDMTREMFYKGSVNQVGECKIDVSFVAPKRPLLRPTEGPKEDVLPTTSISDAGTENLSNSSTSKSDARTENLSNSNTFNEESSNEVEEYKLNIKDADPNQPSSSEREAQKKGLSGSANFRHIHNDEVPGENSFNDQTQENSKGASMGGLLSIDPHELHFPFELMKEISISLQLKNKTNSHVAFKVKTTQPTKYAADPTTGILLPKSTRDVSFTMQAQKEAPQDMECNDKCLLQSVIVNPEFLLNDITKELESGKQVEACILNVRYVAPYQPL